From a single Osmerus mordax isolate fOsmMor3 chromosome 14, fOsmMor3.pri, whole genome shotgun sequence genomic region:
- the pdcd4a gene encoding programmed cell death protein 4a: protein MATEVETWATAQQHDGVFAFDGDMGGTDHFYGDEDEGLIEAEVNGNWTPQEKALHKARLEAKAKRRLRKSSSRNSTSDSFSESLSGELAGGDPHSPKGKVNANDRKSRAGKGRGLPKKGGAGGKGVWGAAGMVYEDEEPDARDPNYDESKQGDTVYAKVVPVLDEKELEKTVNPIVQEYFEHGDTKEVQMLLKGLNLGHNKYEFSSLAVSLSLEGKASHRELTSRLLSDLTGKVLSQGDMARAFDKTLRELPDLILDTPEAPQMLGQFIARAIADHALPMAFLDRYKGKVDCDYARAALDRAAVLLSMKREMVRLDNVWGVGGGLRPVKHLVKEMNLLLKEYLVSGEVSEAEHCLRDLEVPHFHHELVYEAVVMVLESKGDKAIQMMVKLLQSFWKSGLITLDQMNRGFQRVYDELPEINLDVPHAHSIMEALVDLSYQESVITKQLRDACPSRGRKRFVSEGDGGLIKQ, encoded by the exons ATGGCGACCGAAGTGGAGACATGGGCCACCGCTCAACAGCACGACG GGGTGTTCGCCTTTGACGGCGACATGGGAGGGACTGACCATTTCTATGGCGATGAGGACGAGGGCCTGATCGAGGCGGAGGTGAACGGCAACTGGACCCCGCAGGAGAAGGCGTTGCACAAGGCGCGTCTCGAGGCCAAAGCCAAGAGGCGTCTGCGCAAGTCCTCGTCGCGTAACTCCACCAGTGACTCGTTCTCCGAGTCCCTGTCCGGGGAGCTGGCCGGGGGCGACCCACACAGCCCCAAGGGCAAGGTCAACGCCAACGACCGCAAGTCGCGGGCAGGCAAAGGCAGGGGCCTTCCCAAGAAAG GTGGTGCGGGCGGTAAAGGGGTGTGGGGAGCGGCAGGAATGGTCTACGAAGACGAGGAGCCTGACGCAAGGGACCCCAACTACGACGAGTcgaaacag ggAGACACAGTGTATGCAAAAGTGGTACCAGTACTGGACgagaaggagctggagaagaccGTCAACCCAATCGTCCAGGAGTACTTTGAACACGGAGACACAAAAGAGGTCCAG ATGCTGCTGAAAGGACTGAACCTGGGCCACAACAAGTATGAGTTCTCTTCCCTGgccgtgtctctgtctctggagggcaaGGCCAGCCACCGGGAGCTCACCTCCAGGCTGCTGTCCGACCTGACGGGTAAAGTGCTGTCCCAGGGGGACATGGCCCGGGCCTTCGACAAGACGCTCCGCGAACTACCGGACCTCATCCTGGACACCCCTGAAGCCCCACAG ATGCTGGGCCAGTTTATCGCCAGAGCCATAGCCGACCACGCCCTCCCCATGGCCTTCCTAGACCGCTACAAGGGAAAGGTGGACTGTGACTACGCCAG GGCAGCGCTTGACCGTGCGGCCGTGCTCCTCTCCATGAAGAGGGAGATGGTGCGGCTCGACAACGTGTGGGGCGTGGGCGGAGGCCTCAGACCTGTCAAACACCTCGTCAAAGAG aTGAACCTGCTGTTGAAGGAATACCTGGTGTCAGGAGAAGTGTCTGAGGCAGAGCACTGTCTGAGAGACCTCGAAGTTCCTCACTTCCACCACGAACTGGTCTATGAG GCAGTGGTCATGGTGCTGGAGTCCAAAGGGGACAAGGCCATCCAGATGATGGTGAAGCTCCTCCAGTCCTTCTGGAAGTCAGGACTTATTACTCTAGACCAGATGAACCGG GGTTTCCAGCGTGTGTATGATGAGCTTCCAGAGATCAACCTGGACGTCCCCCATGCCCATAGCATCATGGAGGCTCTGGTGGATCTGAGTTACCAGGAATCAGTCATCACTAAACAGCTAAGAGACGCATGTCCCTCCAG ggggcgcaAGCGGTTTGTGAGCGAGGGAGACGGTGGACTGATCAAGCAatag
- the mogs gene encoding mannosyl-oligosaccharide glucosidase produces the protein MGRQRKRVVTGEATPPLRKEEKPTALLRKEKKKKLDIGKIFINISIGLCIFSLVWFFYALYMRSSLAKRVVTLHPSPPVLDANSTSAQVAPERFWGSYRPQVYFGMKTRSPQSIVTGLMWMRQFADVDVNLRHTCEQGDKLQSYGWLMHDGLSFGVQEIRDSDFTLTTEFVKRLGGEHGGDWTWRITAKQHSSAPHAPVISLMFYAAGDTQGSLEAHIEEKNRLGSLTGFSEELGNFKITFRKPVAGESSSVKYASYNYLQTVTPGLEKLTDIVRNSLNRRFVYSPPSGNKRQYIAVDTYKPPHHQHQQKPDDPRKESDFLLHQVTVQTPFQIEVLFESGSFRNRPNQLVGTSMTEELEKRKAEFDVKFEKTFGLQGKGFSQAQVKFSKAALSNMLGGVGYFFGQSVVQSVYNEYPLLYPEGTLFTAVPSRSFFPRGFLWDEGFHQLLLSKWDPQVTREVTAHWLDLINMEGWIPREQILGDEARSKVPGEFVVQRNENANPPTLFLALQELVEQLSTNPESASVTLPFLRRLFPRLQTWFAWYNTTQTGPLPNSYRWRGRDKDTNLFLNPKTLTSGLDDYPRASHPSVDERHVDLHCWMALSSGIMASVARLLEEPHQEYERTHLVLSDNNLLNELHWSDQLRAYCDYGNHTQAVVLQQEKVYVPPGQPRHQFPVARLVRSVRRAPKLQHVNALGYVSLFPFLLRILAPDSPKMEHILNDMKDPEKLWTPYGLRSLSKSNPLFMMRNTEHDAPYWRGAIWININYLAVRALHHYGNTEGPYREKAATLYQDLRTNIINNVYRQYAETGYIWEQYNDSSGRGQGSHPFTGWSALTVLMMAEQY, from the exons ATgggcaggcagaggaagagggtggTGACAGGTGAAGCCACCCCCCCCCTGAGGAAAGAAGAGAAGCCCACCGCACTCCTTCgcaaagagaagaaaaagaagttgGACATCGGCAAAATCTTCATCAACATATCCATAGGCCTTTGCATCTTCAGCCTGGTCTGGTTCTTCTATGCCCTCTACATGCGCTCCTCCCTGGCCAAACGGGTGGTGACTCTGCACCCGTCGCCCCCCGTCCTCGATGCCAACAGCACCAGTGCCCAGGTGGCCCCCGAGAGGTTCTGGGGATCCTACAGGCCCCAGGTCTACTTTGGGATGAAGACGAGGAGTCCCCAGTCCATTGTTACAG GCCTGATGTGGATGCGTCAGTTTGCCGACGTGGACGTGAACCTCAGGCACACGTGCGAACAAGGCGATAAGCTGCAAAGCTACGGCTGGCTGATGCACGATGGCCTCAGCTTCGGCGTCCAGGAGATCCGTGACAGCGACTTCACCCTTACAACCGAGTTTGTCAAGCGGCTGGGAGGGGAGCACGGAGGGGACTGGACCTGGAGGATCACCGCTAAGCAGCAT AGTTCTGCTCCTCACGCACCCGTCATCTCCCTCATGTTCTACGCTGCTGGCGACACCCAGGGTTCACTGGAGGCCCACATTGAAGAAAAGAACCGCCTGGGTTCCCTCACTGGTTTCTCAGAGGAGCTGGGGAACTTCAAGATCACCTTTCGCAAGCCTGTTGCAGGGGAGTCCTCCAGTGTCAAATACGCCAG cTACAACTACCTCCAGACTGTCACTCCAGGCTTGGAGAAGCTCACGGACATTGTGAGAAATAGTCTAAACCGTCGGTTTGTCTACAGCCCCCCTTCTGGCAATAAAAGGCAGTACATTGCGGTCGACACCTATAAACCTCcacaccaccagcaccagcaaAAGCCTGATGACCCCAGAAAAGAGAGTGACTTTTTGCTCCATCAAGTTACCGTCCAGACACCCTTTCAGATAGAGGTGCTGTTTGAGTCTGGAAGTTTCCGCAACCGGCCCAACCAGCTCGTGGGTACATCCATGACAGAGGAactggagaagaggaaggcAGAGTTCGACGTCAAGTTTGAAAAGACATTCGGCCTCCAGGGCAAAGGTTTCAGTCAGGCCCAGGTCAAGTTCAGCAAGGCAGCTCTCAGCAACAtgctggggggggtgggctACTTCTTTGGCCAGTCGGTTGTCCAGTCCGTCTACAACGAGTACCCACTCCTCTATCCCGAAGGCACCCTGTTCACAGCTGTGCCGTCTCGATCCTTCTTCCCGAGGGGCTTTCTCTGGGACGAAGGATTCCACCAGCTACTGCTGAGCAAGTGGGACCCTCAGGTGACCCGGGAAGTCACAGCTCATTGGCTGGACCTCATCAACATGGAGGGCTGGATCCCCCGGGAGCAGATCCTGGGGGATGAGGCTCGTAGCAAGGTTCCAGGGGAGTTTGTGGTGCAGCGCAACGAAAACGccaaccctcccaccctcttcctggccctccaggagctggtggagcagCTGTCCACTAATCCTGAATCGGCATCCGTGACTTTGCCCTTCCTCCGCAGACTATTCCCCAGACTTCAGACCTGGTTTGCTTGGTACAACACCACTCAGACGGGCCCCCTGCCCAACTCCTACCGCTGGAGGGGCCGCGACAAGGACACCAACCTGTTCCTCAACCCCAAGACCCTGACGTCCGGCCTGGACGACTACCCCCGGGCCTCCCACCCGTCGGTAGACGAGCGGCATGTGGACTTGCACTGCTGGATGGCCTTGTCCTCCGGGATCATGGCCAGCGTGGCACGCCTCCTGGAGGAGCCGCACCAGGAGTACGAGCGCACCCACCTCGTGCTCAGTGACAACAATCTGCTGAATGAACTCCATTGGTCCGACCAGCTTCGAGCCTACTGCGACTACGGCAACCACACCCAGGCAGTCGTCCTGCAGCAGGAGAAGGTGTACGTCCCGCCGGGCCAGCCTCGCCATCAGTTCCCCGTGGCCCGCCTGGTTCGCTCTGTGCGCCGAGCTCCTAAGCTGCAGCATGTGAACGCCCTGGGCTACGTGagcctcttccccttcctcctgcGCATCCTCGCACCTGACTCGCCCAAAATGGAGCATATTCTGAACGACATGAAGGACCCTGAGAAGCTGTGGACGCCCTACGGCCTGCGCTCGCTTTCCAAGTCCAACCCCCTCTTCATGATGAGAAACACAGAGCATGATGCCCCCTACTGGAGAGGAGCCATATGGATCAATATCAACTACCTGGCTGTCAGGGCACTACACCACTACGGCAACACAGAGGGTCCATATCGAGAGAAGGCAGCCACACTGTATCAGGACCTCAGGACTAACATAATCAATAATGTTTACAGACAGTACGCAGAGACAGGGTATATCTGGGAACAGTATAATGACAGTTCGGGAAGGGGACAAGGAAGTCACCCTTTCACTGGCTGGTCAGCTCTGACTGTTTTAATGATGGCTGAGCAGTACTGA